In the Euphorbia lathyris chromosome 5, ddEupLath1.1, whole genome shotgun sequence genome, one interval contains:
- the LOC136229575 gene encoding glucose-6-phosphate 1-dehydrogenase, chloroplastic-like, whose translation MATLSSIHCRYSSNSHSLIPSSSSSINGQQFQRLNLSNPILKRILPAKLSLQASQNNSYSDVILMQDGAVATPVNPVNNDTSLDKMKEGLLSSINSTEELKDVANFDINKDESTVSITVVGASGDLAKKKIFPALFALYYEDCLPKHFTVFGYARSKMSDAELRNMVSKTLTCRIDKRENCGEKMEQFLERCFYHSGQYDSEKDFAELDKKLKEHEAGRVSNRLFYLSIPPNIFIDAVKCASSSASSGIGWTRVIVEKPFGRDSESSAALTSALKQYLEEDQIFRIDHYLGKELVENLSVLRFSNLIFEPLWSRQYIRNVQFIFSEDFGTEGRGGYFDNYGIIRDIMQNHLLQILALFAMETPVSLDAEDIRNEKVKVLRSMRPLRLEDVVIGQYKSHTKGGVTYPAYTDDNTVPKDSLTPTFAAASLFIDNARWDGVPFLMKAGKALNKKGAEIRVQFRHVPGNLYNRNFGTDLDRTTNELVIRVQPDEAIYLKINNKVPGLGMRLDRSHLNLHYAARYSKEIPDAYERLLLDAIEGERRLFIRSDELKAAWSLFTPVLKELEDKKIIPEYYPYGSRGPVGAHYLAARYNVKWGDLGIEQ comes from the exons ATGGCGACTCTTTCTTCAATACATTGTCGTTATTCTTCAAATTCACATTCATTaattccttcatcttcttcgtcaATTAATGGACAACAATTTCAACGTCTTAATTTATCGAATCCGATTCTCAAGAGGATTTTACCAGCTAAACTCTCCTTACAAGCTTCTCAAAATAATTCCTACTCAGATGTGATTCTTATGCAGGATG GTGCAGTAGCTACCCCTGTAAATCCAGTAAACAATGATACTTCTTTGGATAAAATGAAAGAGGGGTTATTGTCTTCGATAAATTCGACTGAGGAATTGAAAGATGTAGCTAATTTTGACATTAACAAAGATGAATCAACTGTCAGCATCACTGTTGTTGGAGCCTCAGGGGACCTTGCCAAGAAAAAGATATTCCCTGCACTTTTTGCGCTTTATTATGAGGATTGTCTTCCCAAG CACTTCACTGTGTTTGGTTATGCTCGGAGTAAGATGAGtgatgctgaacttagaaacaTGGTTAGCAAAACTCTGACTTGCAGAATTGATAAGAG GGAGAATTGTGGTGAAAAGATGGAACAGTTTCTTGAGAGATGTTTCTACCACTCCGGTCAGTACGATTCTGAGAAAGATTTCGCAGAATTAGACAAGAAACTGAAAGAACATGAG GCTGGGAGAGTTTCCAATCGCTTATTTTATCTGTCGATTCCTCCAAACATTTTCATTGATGCAGTAAAATGTGCAAGCTCATCAGCTTCATCTGGTATCGGCTGGACAAGGGTCATTGTTGAGAAACCCTTCGGCAGAGATTCTGAATCCTCCGCAGCTTTAACAAGTGCGCTCAAGCAGTACCTTGAAGAAGACCAAATATTCAG GATAGATCATTATCTGGGAAAAGAGCTCGTTGAAAACCTTTCTGTCCTCCGTTTCTCCAATCTCATTTTCGAACCCTTATGGTCCAGACAGTATATTAGGAATGTACAGTTTATATTCTCCGAAGATTTCGGGACTGAAGGACGCGGAGG GTACTTCGACAATTACGGGATAATAAGAGACATAATGCAGAACCATCTGCTTCAAATCCTTGCGCTCTTTGCCATGGAAACCCCGGTCAGTTTGGATGCAGAAGATATCAGAAACGAAAAG GTCAAAGTTTTACGATCCATGAGGCCTTTACGACTTGAAGACGTGGTGATTGGACAGTACAAGAGTCATACGAAAGGAGGGGTTACTTACCCTGCGTACACAGACGATAATACTGTGCCGAAAGATAGCTTAACTCCCACATTTGCAGCAGCTTCGCTCTTCATCGACAATGCAAGATGGGATGGAGTGCCATTCCTTATGAAAGCTGGCAAGGCGTTAAATAAGAAAGG GGCTGAGATACGCGTACAGTTCAGGCATGTCCCTGGGAACTTGTATAACCGGAACTTTGGTACAGATCTTGATCGAACTACGAATGAGCTTGTTATCCGAGTGCAGCCAGACGAAGCTATTTATTTGAAGATCAATAACAAGGTCCCTGGCTTGGGAATGAGATTGGACCGTAGCCATCTAAATCTTCACTATGCAGCAAG GTATTCGAAGGAGATTCCAGACGCATACGAGAGGCTTTTGCTAGACGCGATTGAAGGTGAAAGAAGGTTATTTATCCGGAGTGACGAACTCAAGGCTGCTTGGTCACTGTTCACTCCTGTTCTAAAGGAGCTTGAAGACAAAAAGATCATACCAGAATACTACCCGTACGGAAGCCGCGGCCCCGTCGGAGCTCACTATCTTGCGGCAAGATACAATGTTAAATGGGGTGACCTTGGTATAGAGCAGTAA